The Deltaproteobacteria bacterium sequence TCTCCCGCTCCTGGATATGCCCCGAGTCGGGAAGCATCACCCCCAGCAGGTCGGCGGTGGCCGGGGTGGCGTAGATCGGTCCCCGGAATCCGTCCCGGACGATCTTCGGCAGGAGCCCGGAATGGTCCAGGTGGGCATGCGTCTGGAGGATGAAATCGACCGAAGAAGGCGGGACCGGAAACGGCCTTGCGTTCTTCCTCTCGCTCTCCGATCCGCCCTGGAACATCCCGCAATCCACAAGAAAACGTTTCCCCGCGGTCTCGACGAGGATGCAGGAGCCGGTCACCTCCCGCACGCCGCCCAGGAACGTCACGGTGACGCTCATGGGACCGCTCTCGTAAGTATCCAGGATATGACGCTGATGAGAAGCGAGCCCGCCACCGCGCCCGGGAACCCGCTGACGTGGAATCCGGGGACGATGGAGGAGACAAGCAAGAGTAGCAGCCCGTTTACCACGAGGAGGAACAGACCAAGGGTCACAACCGTGACAGGTAACGTGAGAAGCACAAAGATCGGGCGGACGACCGCGTTGACCAGGCCCAGCACGAACGCCGCGGCGAGCGCAGCAAGCGCGCCGTCCGCCGACATGACAGACGGAAGCAGGTATGCGATCAGAAGGATGGCTATGGCGTTGGCGCCCATTCGGACCAGGAACGGCATGGGACAAGTATATCGCGGGAAAATTTCCAGTGTGAAAGGTTATACGGATGGCGGCGCGCCGCAGGCATAGAGTGAAATCAGAAGGGGAGAAGGAGGTGAGAGAGATGGAAGGAATCCTGCTTGAAATCGAGTCGATACTCTCTCCGTTCGCCGTCCTGTCCGGCCTTGCGCTTATCGTGGTCGGCGCATGCGGCATCCTCCTGGGCCACATGAGCGACGAGGAAGCGGAGGGAAGAAAGGTTTACTGGGCGGAATCGCCGTTCACCGACGTCAGTGAACCGACGGCGCGCGAGGAGACCGTCAAGTATCCGCGGGCCGCTTAACGGTCCCGCAAACCATATAAAACAACAGGGGCGCGGGAAACATCCCGCGTCCCCTTTTTTTGCCGCAGCCGGGGGGAAGGCCGTGAGCTGCGGGACCCCTTGCTTTATGCCGCCCGGGAAATCCTTCCCGGCTCTTCCGCGCCCGCAATGATCGGCGCAACCGGCCGCTTCGCGAGCAGCAGGCTCCCGAGCGCCACGACGCAGATCGCGGAGCCTACATAGAACGCGTTGGTGTAGTTCCCGAAAATATCGAACAGGCGGCCCGCGATGATCGGGCCGATGACGCCCGCTACGCCCCACGCCGTGAACACGAGGCCATAGTTAACACCGAGGTTCTTCGTGCCGAAGAAGTCGCCCGTCGTGGACGCGTACACGGAAAGCTGCGTCCCGTAGCAGTAATAAACGATGAAGACCATCGCGTACAGGGCCGCGACCCCTCCGATGTGCGGAAGGACCACGAAGGCGAGGATGGACACGCCCACCATGAGGCGCAGCGTCTGCAGCCGTCCGAACGCATCGGACAGCCATCCGGAGAATATCCGCCCGGACGCGTTCCCTACGGCGCCCACGGCGATGGCAAGGTTGGCGGCAGTTTCGACGATACCCAACTGCTGCCTTCCGAACGGGACCAACTGGCTGATGAGCATGAGACCGGCGCCTGTGGCCAGCGCATAAGCGATCCACATGAAATAAAACGTTGGAGTTCTCACCACTTCGCCAGGAGTGAATTCATGCCTGGTGGCGGTCACTTTCGCCGTCGCCGCCGCCGGCTCCCAACCCGCCGGCTTCCAGCCCGCAGGCGGATTCCGGAGGATGAAGGCCCCGATCATGGTAGCGATGAAGTATCCGATCCCGAGGTACAGGAAGGTGTCCCGCCAGCCGAAAGCCGTGAGCATCGGCTTACCTATAAGGGAGACTATGAACGATCCGCCGCCGTATCCGGCGACCGCCAGGCCGACCGCAAGACCCCGCCGGTCGGGGAACCATTTGGAAAGCACCGGGATCGGCGTCGCATATCCGAACCCGCTGCCGATGCCGAGGACGGCCCCCATGGTCAGGTAAAGGTACGTAAGGTTTCTGGTGTACGTAGCAAGTATCCATCCGAGGCTGAACAGGACCGAGCCGGTAACGGAAACCCAGAAAGGTCCCTTCTTGTCCTGTATCCGTCCCGCCGCGATGAAACTCAAGCCGAAAACGAACACCGCGATGGTAAACACCCATGAAGTCTGAGTCCGGCTCCAGCCGAACTCATTTTCCAGCGGCAGCACGAAGATGCTCCATGCGTACAGAGCGCCCAGGGGCAGGTTCATCAACAGGGCCCCGCCGACGCGCCACCACCGGTTCATCATTTTTTCTCCTGCGAACCCCGCTTCCATCGCATGCGCCTCCTTGTCGCTACAAATCTTTCGCCGATCGGGTTGAAAATGAATGCCCTCCCCCACGTTCATCGACACGATTTAATCGTAGAACCGCGTCCCGGATCGCTCTGTGAAACCTTTCACATTCGGTGTGAAACCTTTTACTCCGCGCCACTTTGCGGCCGCACCTCTCTGACTGTAAAAGCTTTCACGGATCTTTTTGACGGGGCCCTGCAACCTGAAATCGCAGTCAGGGAAGTCGAGACGCGATGACGAAGAACATGGGAAATGCGCCCGGGATCCCGCCTCGTTGATTCGGTGGGTGAGCCGGTTGTAGAGTAGGGGTATGCCCCTCTCCTACACCTCCGCCGACGAACTGTTCGAGGGGATCTCCGACGCAGAGGCGCAGAAGGTCGCGCACCTCTGCGTCGAACGGAGATACCGCAAGGGCGCTACGATCTTCTCCAAGGGTGATCCCGCGGATTCCCTCTATATATTGAAAGAAGGAAGGGTGCGCATGGTTTTCCTGTCGGGCAAGGGGGCAGAGACGATTCTGCACATACTCAAGCCAGACGCCGTATTCGGGGAGCTTCTGCTTTCGGAGGAGCGGCGGGCGCTTACCGCCATCGCGGGAACGGAAGTCATTGCCACCGCCCTTCCCAAACGCGGCCTGGTGGAGCTGTTGACCACCATTCCCGCAATTTCCAGGAACTTCCTCCGGATCCTGTCGAGGCGTCTTGCGAAAGTGGAAAAGGAATTCGGGGATTTCGGCCACACCTGGTCCTACCACCGGCTTGCGCAGATTCTGCTGCAGCTGGCCGACGAGCACGGCCAGGAAACGGCTCAGGGCACCGTCATATCCCTGCGCCTGACGCATGAGGACATCGCGAACCTGATCGGGACGACGCGTGAGACGGTCACGACACAACTGAACCGGTTCCGGCGTATGAAGCTTGTGGGAAGGCAAGGGAGTAGCATCGTCGTCCACCGGCGCCGATTGGAGGATTTCGCGTCATCGGTCGAGGCGCGGCGCCCCCTTCCCTGAGGCGAAAACCGCCTCCTATTCGTGCGGCTTCTTCCCCGGCAGAGGAAAGAACAGCACGTCGAGCTGCATCCTGATCCCGCCGCGCAGGACGGCCACCGCCGCCCGGTCGCCCTCCTTCTTCGCGCGAACTCGAAGGTAAACGTCCGACATGTCGGAAACCGGCTCCCCATCGATGTAGACGAGACGGTCCCCTTTAAGGATGCCGGCCTTCGCGGCAGGAGACCCTTCCCTCACGCCTTCCACGAGGACATCGTTATCCTTCGCGGAAAGGACGACGCCCAGAGCCATGCTCTTCCCTTCCAGGTCTTCGTAAGCGACCATCCA is a genomic window containing:
- a CDS encoding phage holin family protein encodes the protein MPFLVRMGANAIAILLIAYLLPSVMSADGALAALAAAFVLGLVNAVVRPIFVLLTLPVTVVTLGLFLLVVNGLLLLLVSSIVPGFHVSGFPGAVAGSLLISVISWILTRAVP
- a CDS encoding OFA family MFS transporter → MEAGFAGEKMMNRWWRVGGALLMNLPLGALYAWSIFVLPLENEFGWSRTQTSWVFTIAVFVFGLSFIAAGRIQDKKGPFWVSVTGSVLFSLGWILATYTRNLTYLYLTMGAVLGIGSGFGYATPIPVLSKWFPDRRGLAVGLAVAGYGGGSFIVSLIGKPMLTAFGWRDTFLYLGIGYFIATMIGAFILRNPPAGWKPAGWEPAAATAKVTATRHEFTPGEVVRTPTFYFMWIAYALATGAGLMLISQLVPFGRQQLGIVETAANLAIAVGAVGNASGRIFSGWLSDAFGRLQTLRLMVGVSILAFVVLPHIGGVAALYAMVFIVYYCYGTQLSVYASTTGDFFGTKNLGVNYGLVFTAWGVAGVIGPIIAGRLFDIFGNYTNAFYVGSAICVVALGSLLLAKRPVAPIIAGAEEPGRISRAA
- a CDS encoding Crp/Fnr family transcriptional regulator, whose product is MPLSYTSADELFEGISDAEAQKVAHLCVERRYRKGATIFSKGDPADSLYILKEGRVRMVFLSGKGAETILHILKPDAVFGELLLSEERRALTAIAGTEVIATALPKRGLVELLTTIPAISRNFLRILSRRLAKVEKEFGDFGHTWSYHRLAQILLQLADEHGQETAQGTVISLRLTHEDIANLIGTTRETVTTQLNRFRRMKLVGRQGSSIVVHRRRLEDFASSVEARRPLP